From Calditrichia bacterium:
GCTGGCAATAATCCCTTCACTTTTTCGGCAACTTCCCAACCGGACATTTCCGGCATTCCCAAATCTGTCAGAACAACATCATAGTCGCATTCGCCGATTTTATCCAGCGCTTCTTTTCCGCTGGTAGCCATATCCACCCGGTCAAATTTCAATTTCAGCACTTCGACAATCGTTTTGAGCAAGTCGATTTCATCATCCACAACCAGTAATTTGATGCTGCTGGAGGTTTTGATTTTTGGCGAAATTGCAATTACCGGTTTATGTTCCTGATCGGGAATTTCCGTTGAAATCGGTAAATACAGAATAAATTTGGTACCGACACCCACTTCGCTTTCCACTTCGATATCACCACGCAATGAGGTTGTGATGCGATAAACGACGCTCAAACCCAATCCGGTTCCATTCCGGCCTTTGGTTGTGAAAAACGGATCGAAAATCTTTTTGCGAACTTCCGGCGGCATTCCGCAGCCGGTATCTTGAATAATGACAATTGCTTCGTGTGTTTTGGGTTCACGCCACGTTTCAATTTTTAATTCTCCGCCATCAGGCATTGCATCGAATGCGTTGAAAATCAGGTTTGTGAAAATTTCCCGGAATTCCGCAGGATTGCCGGAAACCACCAACGACGGGTCCATATTTGTGGTGATTATCGTTTCCTGCCCTTTGATTTGCGTTTTAGCTTTAATTTTTTGCTGAGAGAACATCAAGCTGTCGTTGATCAAATCTTTCAGATACAACGGTTTTGCCTCACGCGTATCCTGTCGGTGATTCAGTTCCTGCAGTTTGCGAACCATTTCCGCGCCGTCTTTCGCGGCTTTTTCGATCACATCGAGATCTTCCCGCAAAAATTTCTGTTTGATGTTCATTTGCAACAATTGGGTTCTGCCAAGAATCGTCATAAGATAATTGTTGAAGTCATGTGCAGCGCCCGATGCCAGCTCGCCAATGGTTCGGATGCGTTCTGTTAAAATTAGCTTGTCTTGCAACTGTAAACGTTCGGTAATATCGATGCCGGAAAGATAAATGCTATCCTCCTCTTCAGGCGCAAAAACGGTAAACTGGAACACCTGGTCTTCCAGATTGTGCAGATATTCCTGTGCAATCCCGATAGGGAAAGAATTGCTCTGCAATTCAAACAATAACGTTACCGGTAGCAATTGCTTTACTTTTTTGAGCTTCAGATTATGAGTCAATTGTTTCGCTGTGTTATTGGCGTAAATAATGTTGCCGGCTTTGTCTAAACTCAACACAATATTGGGATCAACTTCTGGAAAGCGGGAGAGATAGCGAATCCGCGCTTCGCGTTCGCGATCCTGCGTTACATCCTGAATGGTAAAAATGCCGCCAATAAAATGTTCGGAGCGATTAAACAACGGGAAAAACTGCCGGATGAGTGATTTGCCAGTGCCCACATCAACCCAATCGACATTTTTGTGATGCTGATTCGTATCCGGGTTCGAATGAACCGCGATTTTGTGTGATGATATATCGAAAAATTCCGAAAGATCGAACGAACTTCGGTGATTTTCTTTGTTGAAAATTTGCCAAAATGTTTTGTTTACCCTGCGCGATTTGAATTCAGCATCAACCACCACCAACCCGATCTGAACCTCATCGAATGTCATTTTCCATTCCTGCTCTGCCTGAATGGTTTGCTGGAACAATTGGTTGTGATCCAGTGCGAGCGTCAATTCTTTCAGAATCGATCGCATCAACTCCAGATGCGAAACATACGATAAATCCGGCAACATTTGTTTACAAACACCCATCAGCATCACGTCGCCGTGAATGGATGTGGCATCTTCGATGGCCAAAAATGTGGTCGGATTCAGTTGCTTTATCTCTTCGCTGAATGACTGGATAAACGGCGGCACTTCGTCATCATTCACATAAAAGAAGGGTGATTTCGGAAGTTTGAAATTAACCGGAAGCTTTTCGGGAAACAATTTTTCGCAAATGCCCTGCACAGAGTGTTTTGCGATGCGTTGCCATTCCACGCCATTGTGTTTCTGATAAATCGCCAGATGGTCGTATGAAAACGAAATTGCCATATCGATAAGTGCTTCATTCAAAATAAAATTGGCGGAAGCGTTATTTTTGATATAGCTGAACAAATTATAAAACAGGTGCAACTTGCGGTTTTGCCGCTCCAACTGGTCGAATTGCATGCCGTTTTTCAATGCGACGGTCAGGTGGTTGATAATTTGTTCGATGAATTGAATATCTTCTTGTTTTATCGCTTTAAAATTGCTGAACGAAACGCTCAGGATTCCCAAAATTTCATCTTTAAAATGAATCGGGAAACAGATTAAATCGCGAACACCCTTTGATTTCAATTGTTTGAAATAATTTTGTTCGTGATCGTGCTGGAGTGTCTGGACAAAATAAATCGAATGGGAATTGTTGAATTCCATCGTCGGTTCAAAGCGGATCAGTTTTTCGTTCGAAAAACGTCCGGAGTTGTTTGCTTCGCACTCATAAATCAGGCGATAAATGCCGTCTTTCGGAAAAACGGGGATAAAAAAACTGAGCGACTGGAATGGAATAATTCGCTGAAATTTTCGAGAAAAACCGATCAGCGTTTCGCGGATATCCAGCGTGGCGTTCACAATTGCGGA
This genomic window contains:
- a CDS encoding PAS domain-containing protein, translating into MEDIILREWKSAIRTAAFFDDHILTNKKLSAIFFDAILNGKQHLLLENVELIHSHMNETNLTIQQLVDSLFRLRDRLLILASQKRFENLLNYEQLNANLQQIIYSLPNIVKKAGISQNDPQETSSILSLMLKALESIGEGILIIEPRVNGKILFVNKALENITGFSSEELLGKSLFTLFGIYHTPELEKDIFPAAIYHGWKGEVTQQGANLLPISIHMDIKPVRDEHDELLALVGIIRNITREKRHRLEMALREDQITRQNARLSFLEDLSAIVNATLDIRETLIGFSRKFQRIIPFQSLSFFIPVFPKDGIYRLIYECEANNSGRFSNEKLIRFEPTMEFNNSHSIYFVQTLQHDHEQNYFKQLKSKGVRDLICFPIHFKDEILGILSVSFSNFKAIKQEDIQFIEQIINHLTVALKNGMQFDQLERQNRKLHLFYNLFSYIKNNASANFILNEALIDMAISFSYDHLAIYQKHNGVEWQRIAKHSVQGICEKLFPEKLPVNFKLPKSPFFYVNDDEVPPFIQSFSEEIKQLNPTTFLAIEDATSIHGDVMLMGVCKQMLPDLSYVSHLELMRSILKELTLALDHNQLFQQTIQAEQEWKMTFDEVQIGLVVVDAEFKSRRVNKTFWQIFNKENHRSSFDLSEFFDISSHKIAVHSNPDTNQHHKNVDWVDVGTGKSLIRQFFPLFNRSEHFIGGIFTIQDVTQDREREARIRYLSRFPEVDPNIVLSLDKAGNIIYANNTAKQLTHNLKLKKVKQLLPVTLLFELQSNSFPIGIAQEYLHNLEDQVFQFTVFAPEEEDSIYLSGIDITERLQLQDKLILTERIRTIGELASGAAHDFNNYLMTILGRTQLLQMNIKQKFLREDLDVIEKAAKDGAEMVRKLQELNHRQDTREAKPLYLKDLINDSLMFSQQKIKAKTQIKGQETIITTNMDPSLVVSGNPAEFREIFTNLIFNAFDAMPDGGELKIETWREPKTHEAIVIIQDTGCGMPPEVRKKIFDPFFTTKGRNGTGLGLSVVYRITTSLRGDIEVESEVGVGTKFILYLPISTEIPDQEHKPVIAISPKIKTSSSIKLLVVDDEIDLLKTIVEVLKLKFDRVDMATSGKEALDKIGECDYDVVLTDLGMPEMSGWEVAEKVKGLLPASKVILVTGWGMHAEDELINHEAYVDTILSKPYDLHQLLMIIEQVFSDDQGASVGD